Within Bifidobacterium dentium JCM 1195 = DSM 20436, the genomic segment GAAGGTCAGCTCATCGGCCCCCTGACGATAGTATTCGGCGGCGAGCTCAACCGGATCTCCTGCATCGCGCAGATTCTCAAAATGCACGCCCTTGACCACTCGCCCCGCGTCGACATCAAGACATGGGATGACTCGGACTGCCAATGACATGCTGTTTCTCCTCGCTCGCAGTTTCATGCAACGATTGCAAGAGTAACCGTTACGCGTTACGCATATTCGTATGAAGTCCGAGTAGCGGACAGACTATTGCCGTTCTTTTGCCGCAAGCTGCCCGCAGGCACCATCGATATCCTGCCCGCGGGTGTCGCGCAAGGTGGCGGTGACCCCCGCCTGATGCAGGATGTCAAGGAACCGCCGCTCATCTTCCGGCTTGGATGCCGTCCATTTGGAGCCTTCGATGGGATTGAGCGGAATGGGGTTGACGTGGGCCCAGTTATCCCCGTAATGGTTGAGGCGCTTCGCCAGCAGACGGGCATGCTCGGCTTGGTCGTTGATGCCGCGCATCAACGCATACTCAATGCTGACGCGGCGCTTGGAAGCCAGATAGTAGTCGTGAGCCGCATCCAACACCTGAGTGGTGTCGAAACGCTTGTTCATCGGCACCAGCTCGTCACGCAATTCGTCGCTGGGAGCGTGAAGAGATACCGCCAGACGCACCGGAATGCCTTCTGCGGTGAGCTTTTTGATTCCTGGAACCACACCGACCGTGGATACGGTGATATTACGTGCGGAGATGACGAAACCTTCAGGTGGCATGGCACTGATCTGCCGGACCGCGCTCAATACGGACCTGTAGTTGCCCATTGGTTCGCCCATACCCATGAACACGATATTGCTCAGACGTCCGGGACCGCCGGCAACCTCGCCGTCGCGCATGGCCTTCGCCGCTACACGCACCTGCTCGACGATCTCCCCCGCGGACATGTTACGTGTCAGTCCAAGCTTGCCGGTGGCGCAGAACGGACAGCCCATACCGCAACCCACCTGGCTGGAAATGCAGAGCGTGGTGCGTGTCGGATAACGCATCAGCACGGATTCGATCAACGAGCCGTCGAACAGGCGCCACAACGTCTTTATGGTAGTGCCTTCATCGGCTACCTGCCGGGTGACCTCGGTGATCAGCGTCGGGAAAAACGCTTCCGCCGCTTCGGCACGCTTGTTCGCGGGAAAATCGGAGAATTCCTCGGCATCCACATCGAAATGCCCATAGTAATGGTTGGCAAGCTGCTTGACCCGAAACCTCGGCAGACCAAGCTCCTTGGCCTTGGCGATCCGTTCGTCTTCGGACATATCGGCGAAATGCAGCGGCGGCTTGCCTCGACGGGCATGGTCCTTGGAAAGCACGTCACGGAACGCACCGGTGGTGCCTCCCGGCGTAATACCGGTTTCAGGCAGATCCTTCACGGTGTCCATGGAATCATTCATTGCGGTCAATCAATCCTCTTGCTCATCACATGCCGGTGGCCCACAGCAGTACGCACACGAACGGCGCGCACAGCAGTATGGAATCGACGCGATCCATTACGCCACCATGCCCCTTGAGCAGATGGCCCATATCCTTGATGCCGATGTCACGCTTAAGCATGGATGCGCACAGGTCGCCGAACGTGCCGGCGATGCCGATCATGATGCCGGCGAT encodes:
- the rlmN gene encoding 23S rRNA (adenine(2503)-C(2))-methyltransferase RlmN, with the protein product MNDSMDTVKDLPETGITPGGTTGAFRDVLSKDHARRGKPPLHFADMSEDERIAKAKELGLPRFRVKQLANHYYGHFDVDAEEFSDFPANKRAEAAEAFFPTLITEVTRQVADEGTTIKTLWRLFDGSLIESVLMRYPTRTTLCISSQVGCGMGCPFCATGKLGLTRNMSAGEIVEQVRVAAKAMRDGEVAGGPGRLSNIVFMGMGEPMGNYRSVLSAVRQISAMPPEGFVISARNITVSTVGVVPGIKKLTAEGIPVRLAVSLHAPSDELRDELVPMNKRFDTTQVLDAAHDYYLASKRRVSIEYALMRGINDQAEHARLLAKRLNHYGDNWAHVNPIPLNPIEGSKWTASKPEDERRFLDILHQAGVTATLRDTRGQDIDGACGQLAAKERQ